One part of the Xiphophorus maculatus strain JP 163 A chromosome 1, X_maculatus-5.0-male, whole genome shotgun sequence genome encodes these proteins:
- the was gene encoding wiskott-Aldrich syndrome protein isoform X2, with amino-acid sequence MSRGKNKPESIPSSLLSQQENEKLEELLGRRCASMATAVAQLFMALPHSPAMWSLQHTGVLCFVKDNPQRSYFIRMFDLKAGRQIWEQELYNQLVYSTPLPYFHTFAADDCQVGLNFTDQQEADAFQSTIMEKINQRHNRQEKKQRPPPKNDRSSLPPVPPASPSPASFHMATVDIQNPDIQSSRYRSMPSPAIPSAVSIKGKKSKKDKKKGVKISKADIGAPSGFKHVTHVGWDPNNLDPDLSKLLSQAGISMSDLKDEQTSQLIYNVIEQSGGMEAVKREVNRGDVPPPPPSSRQGPLPPVPGPGPPAPPPSRGRSGPLPPIPGQAQRGAPPPQPPPSRGGLPPPPPTSRGGPPPPPPPAHSSCPPPPPSSRGSHSMPPPPPPSSQPRSMGVPPPPVPSAPSRGGGGGAPPPPPPPPPPPPSQASAPSDFPPPPKIGGAPPPPAPSSSSSGGGEGRGALLDQIRLGKSLRKVTESSEPPPPSTPDGGEGIVGALMMVMQKRSKVIHSSDESEEDTGYDDDDDDEWDD; translated from the exons ATGAGCCGTGGGAAAAATAAACCGGAGAGCATCCCGAGCTCCCTGCTGAGCCAACAGGAGAATGAGAAGCTGGAGGAGCTCCTGGGCAGAAGGTGTGCT tcgATGGCCACAGCAGTGGCCCAGTTGTTCATGGCTCTGCCTCACAGCCCAGCCATGTGGAGTCTGCAGCACACTGGAGTGCTCTGCTTTGTCAAAGACAACCCTCAGCGCTCCTACTTCATACGCATGTTCGACCTGAAG GCTGGTAGGCAAATTTGGGAGCAAGAGCTCTACAACCAGCTTGTTTACTCGACGCCGCTGCCGTACTTTCATACTTTTGCTGCAGAT GACTGTCAGGTTGGGCTGAACTTTACGGACCAACAGGAAGCGGACGCCTTCCAAAGCACCATCATGGAGAAAATCAACCAAAGACACAACCGACAAG AGAAGAAACAGCGCCCCCCACCGAAGAATG ACAGAAGTTCCCTCCCCCCTGTTCCACCTG CGTCTCCCAGCCCTGCATCTTTCCACATGGCCACAGTGGACATCCAGAACCCGGACATCCAGTCTTCGCGCTACCGCTCCATGCCTTCCCCTGCCATTCCCTCAGCCGTCTCCATCAAaggaaaaaagagcaaaaaggacaagaaaaaagGCGTGAAGATCTCCAAGGCGGACATAGGAGCACCAAGTGGATTTAA GCATGTAACGCATGTAGGATGGGACCCCAACAACCTGGACCCGGATCTGTCGAAGCTGTTATCTCAGGCGGGCATTTCCATGTCTGACCTGAAGGATGAACAGACGTCCCAGTTGATCTATAACGTCATAGAGCAGTCAGGAGGCATGGAGGCCGTGAAAAGGGAGGTGAACCGAG GTGAtgttcctccacctcctccttccAGCCGACAGGGGCCCCTGCCTCCTGTGCCGGGCCCCGGGCCCCCAGCTCCTCCTCCCTCCCGAGGTCGCTCTGGCCCCCTGCCTCCCATCCCAGGCCAGGCGCAGCGTGGAGCTCCTCCCCCTCAACCGCCTCCATCCCGCGGCGGCCTGCCACCTCCTCCTCCAACAAGCAGAGGAGGCCCACCTCCACCGCCTCCACCAGCCCACTCTTCAtgccctccacctcctccatctTCACGGGGCTCCCACAGCATGCCACCTCCTCCGCCGCCATCCAGCCAGCCTCGCTCTATGGGTGTCCCTCCACCTCCTGTCCCCTCTGCACCCAGCAGGGGTGGCGGGGGAGGAGcgccacctcctcctcctcctcctcctccacctccgcCTTCTCAAGCTTCTGCTCCTTCAGATTTCCCTCCTCCTCCAAAGATCGGTGGCGCGCCTCCACCACCTGctccttcatcctcctcctctggaggaggagagggcaGAGGCGCCCTGCTCGATCAGATCCGACTTGGAAAGAGtctcagaaaa GTAACAGAAAGCTCTGAGCCACCGCCGCCTTCAACGCCAGACGGAGGAGAGGGCATCGTTGGGGCCCTCATGATGGTCATGCAGAAGAGGAGTAAAGTCATCCACTCTTCCG ATGAAAGTGAAGAAGATACAGGatatgacgatgatgatgacgacgaaTGGGACGACTGA
- the was gene encoding wiskott-Aldrich syndrome protein isoform X1, giving the protein MSRGKNKPESIPSSLLSQQENEKLEELLGRRCASMATAVAQLFMALPHSPAMWSLQHTGVLCFVKDNPQRSYFIRMFDLKAGRQIWEQELYNQLVYSTPLPYFHTFAADDCQVGLNFTDQQEADAFQSTIMEKINQRHNRQEKKQRPPPKNDRSSLPPVPPAASPSPASFHMATVDIQNPDIQSSRYRSMPSPAIPSAVSIKGKKSKKDKKKGVKISKADIGAPSGFKHVTHVGWDPNNLDPDLSKLLSQAGISMSDLKDEQTSQLIYNVIEQSGGMEAVKREVNRGDVPPPPPSSRQGPLPPVPGPGPPAPPPSRGRSGPLPPIPGQAQRGAPPPQPPPSRGGLPPPPPTSRGGPPPPPPPAHSSCPPPPPSSRGSHSMPPPPPPSSQPRSMGVPPPPVPSAPSRGGGGGAPPPPPPPPPPPPSQASAPSDFPPPPKIGGAPPPPAPSSSSSGGGEGRGALLDQIRLGKSLRKVTESSEPPPPSTPDGGEGIVGALMMVMQKRSKVIHSSDESEEDTGYDDDDDDEWDD; this is encoded by the exons ATGAGCCGTGGGAAAAATAAACCGGAGAGCATCCCGAGCTCCCTGCTGAGCCAACAGGAGAATGAGAAGCTGGAGGAGCTCCTGGGCAGAAGGTGTGCT tcgATGGCCACAGCAGTGGCCCAGTTGTTCATGGCTCTGCCTCACAGCCCAGCCATGTGGAGTCTGCAGCACACTGGAGTGCTCTGCTTTGTCAAAGACAACCCTCAGCGCTCCTACTTCATACGCATGTTCGACCTGAAG GCTGGTAGGCAAATTTGGGAGCAAGAGCTCTACAACCAGCTTGTTTACTCGACGCCGCTGCCGTACTTTCATACTTTTGCTGCAGAT GACTGTCAGGTTGGGCTGAACTTTACGGACCAACAGGAAGCGGACGCCTTCCAAAGCACCATCATGGAGAAAATCAACCAAAGACACAACCGACAAG AGAAGAAACAGCGCCCCCCACCGAAGAATG ACAGAAGTTCCCTCCCCCCTGTTCCACCTG CAGCGTCTCCCAGCCCTGCATCTTTCCACATGGCCACAGTGGACATCCAGAACCCGGACATCCAGTCTTCGCGCTACCGCTCCATGCCTTCCCCTGCCATTCCCTCAGCCGTCTCCATCAAaggaaaaaagagcaaaaaggacaagaaaaaagGCGTGAAGATCTCCAAGGCGGACATAGGAGCACCAAGTGGATTTAA GCATGTAACGCATGTAGGATGGGACCCCAACAACCTGGACCCGGATCTGTCGAAGCTGTTATCTCAGGCGGGCATTTCCATGTCTGACCTGAAGGATGAACAGACGTCCCAGTTGATCTATAACGTCATAGAGCAGTCAGGAGGCATGGAGGCCGTGAAAAGGGAGGTGAACCGAG GTGAtgttcctccacctcctccttccAGCCGACAGGGGCCCCTGCCTCCTGTGCCGGGCCCCGGGCCCCCAGCTCCTCCTCCCTCCCGAGGTCGCTCTGGCCCCCTGCCTCCCATCCCAGGCCAGGCGCAGCGTGGAGCTCCTCCCCCTCAACCGCCTCCATCCCGCGGCGGCCTGCCACCTCCTCCTCCAACAAGCAGAGGAGGCCCACCTCCACCGCCTCCACCAGCCCACTCTTCAtgccctccacctcctccatctTCACGGGGCTCCCACAGCATGCCACCTCCTCCGCCGCCATCCAGCCAGCCTCGCTCTATGGGTGTCCCTCCACCTCCTGTCCCCTCTGCACCCAGCAGGGGTGGCGGGGGAGGAGcgccacctcctcctcctcctcctcctccacctccgcCTTCTCAAGCTTCTGCTCCTTCAGATTTCCCTCCTCCTCCAAAGATCGGTGGCGCGCCTCCACCACCTGctccttcatcctcctcctctggaggaggagagggcaGAGGCGCCCTGCTCGATCAGATCCGACTTGGAAAGAGtctcagaaaa GTAACAGAAAGCTCTGAGCCACCGCCGCCTTCAACGCCAGACGGAGGAGAGGGCATCGTTGGGGCCCTCATGATGGTCATGCAGAAGAGGAGTAAAGTCATCCACTCTTCCG ATGAAAGTGAAGAAGATACAGGatatgacgatgatgatgacgacgaaTGGGACGACTGA
- the LOC102228325 gene encoding semaphorin-3F-like: MTVTMTASGAQLLLLALCVYRVWGLQQSAPRVRLSFKELMDTKAARPFSFSFNTSDYRILLMDQDQGRLYLGSREYLVALDMHNVNKEPLIIHWPASAKRKGECQMTGKGRQGECANFVRLIEPWNRTHLYTCGTGAYQPICTFINRGWRAEDYLFRLVSGYMDSGKGKCSYDPKQENVAVLINGNLYAGVHIDFMSTDAALFRTMGGRTAIRTEQYDSRWLNEPVFIQIQQIPDSAEKNDDKLYFFFREKSLDTSGGASPTVLARVGRVCLNDEGGQKSLVNRWTTFLKARLVCSVIGDDGVETSFDELRDVFIQPTQDERNPMVYALFTTAGSVFKGSAVCVYSMADVRNVFNGPFAHKHGHNYQWTEYTGKIPYPRPGTCPGGTFTPGIQSSKNFSDEAVNFIRSHPLMFHSVYPIHRRPLVVKTGVDYRYTALVVDQVDAVDGRYEVLFLGTDRGTVQKVIVLPKDPTTMEELTLEEVEVFRTRVPVKTMKISSKRQQLYVSSDAGLTQVSLHRCGVYGRACSDCCLARDPYCAWDGESCSAFTPSTKRRSRRQDVKHGDPLRQCRGFNAKVEKRLRETVQFGVEGSSTFLECQPRSPQATVKWLYQREGKRKVLNRVGGVLKTNQGILLKSLNQSDAGLYHCLATENNFKHTMARVALRILDRDIVLALTAQDEDEEPKTRQAGAYPQSLVSSTPFPPEIRLINQYCQSYWDQVNPKQQQRKRTNRRHTESQDQGLG; this comes from the exons aACTCATGGACACAAAAGCAGCGCGACccttcagtttttccttcaacACCAGCGACTACAGAATCCTCCTCATGGATCAGGACCAGGGCCGCCTCTACCTGGGCAGTCGGGAGTACCTGGTTGCTCTGGACATGCACAACGTCAACAAAGAACCGCTTATA ATCCACTGGCCAGCCTCTGCAAAGAGAAAGGGAGAATGCCAGATGACAGGAAAGGGCAGACAG GGTGAATGTGCCAACTTTGTGAGGTTGATTGAGCCGTGGAACCGCACCCACCTCTACACCTGCGGCACAGGGGCGTACCAACCCATCTGCACATTCATCAACCGAGGCTGGAGGGCAGAG GACTACCTGTTTAGACTGGTGTCTGGTTATATGGATTCAGGGAAGGGAAAATGTTCCTACGATCCTAAGCAGGAGAATGTTGCCGTTTTGATCA ACGGAAACTTGTACGCAGGTGTACATATTGACTTTATGAGCACAGACGCTGCTTTATTTAGGACCATGGGAGGGAGGACAGCAATCAGGACGGAGCAGTATGATTCCAGGTGGCTCAACG AGCCGGTGTTTATCCAGATCCAGCAGATCCCTGACAGTGCAGAAAAGAATGATGACAAGCTTTACTTCTTTTTCCGGGAGAAGAGTCTAGACACCAGTGGTGGGGCGAGCCCCACGGTTTTAGCCCGGGTGGGGAGAGTGTGTCTG AATGATGAAGGTGGACAGAAATCCCTGGTGAACCGCTGGACGACATTCCTGAAGGCGCGTCTTGTCTGCTCGGTTATAGGAGACGACGGAGTCGAGACGTCGTTTGATGAACTAC GAGACGTGTTCATTCAACCAACACAGGATGAAAGAAACCCCATGGTGTACGCTCTGTTCACCACAGCCGG CTCTGTATTTAAGGGCTCAGCAGTTTGCGTATACTCAATGGCTGATGTCCGCAACGTCTTCAATGGACCGTTTGCCCACAAGCACGGCCACAACTACCAGTGGACAGAATACACTGGGAAGATTCCCTATCCACGGCCTGGAACA TGTCCAGGAGGAACCTTCACTCCAGGCATCCAGTCGTCCAAGAACTTCTCTGATGAAGCTGTGAATTTCATCCGCTCACATCCCCTCATGTTTCATTCAGTGTATCCTATCCATCgccgccccctggtggtgaaAACCGGGGTGGACTACCGGTACACGGCCCTTGTGGTCGACCAGGTGGACGCAGTGGATGGGCGCTATGAGGTCCTATTTTTAGGCACAG ACCGAGGCACAGTGCAAAAAGTCATCGTTTTGCCCAAAGACCCAACAACCATGGAGGAACTGACTCTAGAAGAGGTTGAGGTTTTTCGG ACCAGAGTTCCTGTTAAAACAATGAAGATTTCTTCAAAAAGA CAACAGCTGTACGTGTCATCGGACGCGGGGCTGACGCAGGTGTCGCTGCACCGCTGCGGCGTGTACGGCAGGGCCTGCTCTGACTGCTGCCTGGCCCGTGACCCCTACTGCGCTTGGGATGGAGAGAGCTGCTCTGCCTTCACCCCTTCTACCAAAAG GAGGAGCAGAAGACAGGATGTAAAGCACGGTGATCCACTAAGACAGTGCAGGGGCTTTAATGCCAAAG TGGAGAAACGTCTGAGAGAGACGGTGCAGTTTGGGGTGGAGGGCAGCAGTACTTTCTTGGAGTGTCAGCCTCGCTCCCCTCAGGCCACAGTCAAGTGGCTTTACCAGAGGGAGGGAAAGAGGAAAGTG CTGAATCGTGTTGGAGGAGTTCTGAAAACCAACCAGGGAATCCTCCTGAAGTCTCTCAACCAATCAGACGCGGGGCTCTACCACTGCCTCGCCACCGAGAACAACTTCAAGCACACCATGGCCCGCGTGGCTTTGCGCATCCTGGATCGGGACATCGTTTTGGCACTAACTGCTCAGGACGAGGACGAAGAGCCAAAAACCCGCCAAGCAGGGGCGTACCCTCAGTCTCTCGTCTCCTCCACACCTTTCCCACCTGAGATCAGACTGATTAACCAGTACTGCCAGTCTTACTGGGACCAAGTCAACCCCAAACAGCAGCAGCGGAAGCGCACTAACCGCAGGCACACAGAAAGTCAGGACCAAGGTCTTGGTTAG